From a region of the Candidatus Brocadia sp. genome:
- a CDS encoding ATP-binding protein: MYDLTKFTLEDMTRCGDALQEFGLKARNLEELANLMVCYFYDNLTEKQTGEKSCALVRFFMTYPYPRLDPELRRLANEILDGQPVRQGMKCLIQLATVGIRPEWNSIKLSKEHRVIPLVSEGAVEQIPMISQMIYQLGIDIRDILDPTPEFIRELGSKLFNVFHVPNALGSPSIPAQDKFVVPYEIESVLGLGSILPTGNLFSLIMFSKAKIPRETANMFKNIALSVRMAVLPFVTEKIFVSDKIEIKEEERLRSLIATQTNLLDVYKKTAIEQSRHLESLYLNLEKKVEERTKQLRQANIALEKANRLKSEFLATMSHELRTPLNAIIGFSEVLRDEVIGPLLKEQKECLDDIRSSGQHLLGMINNILDFSKIEAGKFELTYEEFSLKEVIDEVLNAISEFSSKKGISIHTQFHPGIPPIIVDKVKFKQIMFNLLSNAVKFTSEKGRITINAELVEQYVQIGVGDTGIGIKSEDIDKLFKPFLQLDGTYSRRYEGTGLGLILTKHLVELQGGKIWVESEYGKGSTFTFTLPIKPRKNDD; this comes from the coding sequence ATGTATGATTTAACAAAATTTACTTTAGAAGACATGACCCGTTGCGGAGACGCCTTGCAGGAGTTTGGCCTCAAGGCAAGAAACCTGGAAGAATTGGCCAATTTGATGGTTTGTTATTTTTATGACAATCTTACTGAGAAACAAACCGGTGAAAAATCTTGTGCCCTGGTTCGTTTTTTTATGACGTATCCTTACCCGAGGCTTGACCCGGAATTACGTCGATTGGCCAACGAAATATTAGACGGGCAGCCTGTCCGGCAAGGGATGAAGTGTTTGATTCAATTAGCTACGGTAGGAATACGACCGGAGTGGAATTCGATAAAACTTTCCAAAGAACACAGGGTTATTCCTTTGGTGAGTGAAGGTGCCGTGGAACAAATCCCCATGATTTCTCAAATGATTTACCAATTAGGAATAGATATCAGGGATATTCTCGATCCTACCCCAGAATTTATTAGAGAGTTGGGGAGCAAGCTATTCAACGTGTTCCACGTACCCAATGCCCTTGGAAGCCCCTCTATTCCCGCTCAGGATAAATTCGTAGTCCCTTACGAAATCGAATCTGTTTTAGGACTCGGAAGCATATTGCCTACGGGAAATTTATTCTCACTGATTATGTTTTCTAAAGCGAAAATTCCTCGCGAGACAGCAAATATGTTCAAAAACATTGCCTTAAGTGTAAGAATGGCGGTGTTGCCTTTTGTAACAGAAAAGATCTTTGTTAGCGATAAAATCGAGATTAAAGAGGAGGAAAGGCTCAGGTCGTTGATAGCTACTCAAACAAATTTGTTGGATGTATACAAAAAAACAGCGATTGAACAATCCAGGCATTTGGAAAGTTTGTATTTGAATCTCGAAAAAAAAGTGGAAGAAAGAACAAAACAGCTTCGCCAGGCAAACATTGCACTTGAAAAGGCCAACAGACTGAAATCGGAATTTTTAGCGACCATGTCACACGAGCTACGCACTCCATTGAATGCGATCATCGGTTTTTCAGAAGTCTTAAGGGATGAAGTTATCGGCCCGCTCCTTAAAGAACAAAAAGAATGTTTAGATGATATCCGTAGCAGCGGACAACACCTGCTCGGCATGATTAATAACATCCTTGACTTCTCAAAAATTGAGGCTGGGAAATTTGAGCTCACGTATGAAGAGTTTTCATTGAAAGAGGTTATTGATGAGGTATTGAATGCGATTTCCGAATTCTCCAGCAAGAAAGGCATCAGCATACACACACAGTTCCACCCTGGCATTCCCCCCATAATTGTTGATAAAGTAAAATTTAAGCAAATCATGTTTAATCTCTTATCCAATGCTGTTAAGTTTACATCAGAAAAGGGTCGGATTACTATCAACGCAGAACTGGTGGAGCAATATGTTCAAATTGGGGTAGGCGACACGGGAATTGGTATCAAATCTGAAGACATTGACAAATTATTTAAACCATTTCTTCAATTAGACGGCACATATTCACGCCGTTACGAAGGAACTGGACTTGGTTTAATTCTCACAAAACATCTGGTGGAATTACAAGGGGGGAAAATATGGGTAGAAAGTGAATATGGGAAAGGGAGCACCTTCACTTTTACGTTACCAATAAAACCTCGCAAGAACGATGATTAA
- a CDS encoding D-glycerate dehydrogenase: MMPLNVYITRQIPDEGVNVLKKACQKVEVNPHDRPLTYDEMLKEVRGRDAIITMLSNRVDARLMQEATNLKIVANYAVGYDNIDVKAATVRGIVVTNTPGVLADSTADMAWALLFSVTRRIVEGDKLTRAGQFTGWAPMMLLGGDLVGKTLGIIGAGRIGTAMAMRSRGWCMKVLYTTQSRRNTVLEEMLGAKRVDLETLLKESDFISIHTPLSEKTRHLIGSQEFSTMKRTAYLINTGRGAVIDEDALVQALRNRQIAGAGLDVYEEEPKLKPGLAELDNVVLAPHLGSATVETRTKMSLMAAENIIAVLNRQKPPNCVNPEALT, from the coding sequence ATGATGCCATTGAATGTATATATCACGAGACAGATTCCTGACGAGGGCGTGAATGTTCTCAAAAAGGCTTGTCAAAAGGTGGAAGTAAATCCGCACGACCGGCCACTGACCTATGACGAGATGCTGAAGGAGGTAAGGGGCAGGGATGCGATCATCACGATGCTTTCAAACAGGGTCGATGCACGCTTGATGCAAGAGGCAACAAATCTGAAAATTGTGGCCAATTATGCCGTGGGATACGACAATATTGATGTCAAGGCTGCCACTGTCAGGGGCATCGTTGTAACGAATACACCCGGTGTATTGGCGGACAGCACCGCCGATATGGCCTGGGCGTTGCTTTTTTCCGTAACCCGGAGGATTGTGGAGGGAGATAAGCTTACCCGTGCAGGTCAATTTACCGGTTGGGCGCCCATGATGCTGCTTGGAGGTGACCTCGTGGGAAAGACCCTGGGTATTATTGGCGCAGGCAGGATTGGAACGGCCATGGCAATGCGATCGCGGGGATGGTGTATGAAGGTTCTTTATACCACGCAAAGCAGGAGAAATACTGTCTTGGAAGAGATGCTTGGCGCTAAAAGGGTAGATTTAGAAACATTACTCAAAGAGTCGGATTTTATTTCTATCCATACCCCGCTTTCTGAGAAAACCAGACACTTGATAGGTTCACAGGAATTCTCAACGATGAAAAGAACGGCGTATCTTATAAATACCGGACGGGGCGCCGTAATCGATGAAGATGCCTTGGTACAAGCTTTACGGAATAGGCAGATTGCAGGGGCAGGGCTTGACGTCTATGAGGAGGAACCGAAATTAAAGCCAGGACTTGCAGAACTGGACAACGTCGTCCTCGCACCACATCTGGGCAGTGCCACGGTGGAAACCAGAACGAAAATGTCTCTCATGGCCGCAGAAAATATCATTGCCGTGCTAAACAGACAGAAACCCCCGAATTGTGTAAATCCTGAAGCGCTTACCTAG
- a CDS encoding GNAT family N-acetyltransferase: MEKVPMNVTLRPGNAKDSTRCGAICYEAFKTIAELHNFPPDFASPEVATEFLAGLLAHPGFHAVVAELDGQIVGSNFLDERSVVAGIGPITVDPAAQNRSVGRQLMQHVLNRVTQRRFPGVRLVQGAFHNRSLSLYAKLGFTAREPLSIMQGAPLAVQIPGYTVRPATERDMDTCNRVCAQVHGHDRCGELLDAVTQGIATIVEHGGRITGYATPIAFFGHAVGETNEALKALIGAAPVFPGLGFLLPTRNGELFRWCLDHGLRVIQPMTLMSIGLYNEPTGAFLPSILY; encoded by the coding sequence ATGGAGAAAGTGCCAATGAACGTCACGCTACGACCGGGCAATGCTAAAGACTCCACGCGTTGTGGCGCGATCTGTTACGAAGCCTTCAAGACGATAGCCGAGCTGCACAATTTCCCGCCGGACTTTGCCTCACCCGAAGTTGCCACTGAATTCCTGGCGGGGCTACTTGCGCATCCCGGTTTCCATGCGGTGGTTGCCGAGCTTGACGGTCAGATCGTTGGCAGCAACTTTCTTGACGAACGTTCTGTCGTAGCGGGCATCGGGCCGATTACGGTTGATCCTGCCGCGCAAAACCGTTCAGTCGGCCGTCAACTGATGCAGCACGTCCTTAATCGGGTGACACAGAGGCGCTTTCCAGGGGTCCGGTTGGTGCAAGGGGCGTTTCATAACCGTTCGCTCTCACTGTATGCGAAACTAGGGTTTACAGCCCGCGAGCCGCTTTCCATCATGCAGGGAGCGCCCCTCGCCGTGCAGATTCCCGGATACACCGTACGCCCAGCCACCGAGCGCGATATGGACACCTGCAATCGGGTCTGCGCGCAGGTTCACGGCCATGACCGTTGTGGCGAACTGCTCGATGCGGTCACGCAGGGCATTGCGACCATTGTCGAACACGGGGGGCGTATCACCGGGTATGCCACGCCGATTGCGTTCTTTGGCCATGCCGTCGGTGAGACGAACGAAGCGCTGAAAGCCCTCATCGGGGCGGCACCTGTGTTCCCAGGTCTCGGTTTCCTCCTGCCTACCCGCAACGGGGAACTGTTCCGTTGGTGTTTGGACCATGGATTACGCGTAATCCAGCCGATGACGCTCATGAGCATCGGTCTCTATAATGAGCCCACAGGCGCATTCCTGCCCTCGATCCTTTACTAA
- a CDS encoding type II toxin-antitoxin system HicA family toxin: protein MKHPDGRKIVFPFHDEVDRYTLKGALKDAEIDIEEFIKNL, encoded by the coding sequence ATGAAACATCCAGATGGCAGGAAGATAGTTTTTCCCTTTCATGATGAAGTTGATAGGTATACTCTGAAAGGCGCTCTAAAAGATGCGGAGATCGATATTGAAGAGTTTATAAAAAATCTATAG
- a CDS encoding type II toxin-antitoxin system HicB family antitoxin, with protein sequence MKIKVIVEEGEDGYLVARCPSLKSCWSQGKTEEEALMNIKEAIGLYLEPDEVLIEDSKHKVYEVAL encoded by the coding sequence ATGAAAATAAAAGTTATAGTAGAGGAAGGAGAAGATGGTTACCTTGTAGCTCGTTGTCCATCGTTAAAAAGCTGTTGGAGTCAGGGGAAGACAGAAGAAGAGGCATTAATGAATATTAAGGAAGCAATAGGGTTATATTTAGAACCTGATGAGGTGTTAATAGAAGATAGTAAGCATAAGGTTTATGAAGTGGCGTTATGA
- a CDS encoding AAA family ATPase, producing the protein MKPTLITGISGVGKTSVVGELWCRGFQCIDMDEPGWSSMDAEGHLHWNMDCLEQAMTEAGTNRLFVSGCAEEQADLYDRFGSIILLSAPRDIMTERIRSRSNNAFGQTPAEMARILTDLEQIEPLLRERYTHEIKTTVPVKDVVDRILGLNCPTSSCTRRRASRA; encoded by the coding sequence GTGAAGCCCACTCTCATCACCGGGATATCCGGTGTTGGCAAGACGTCCGTTGTTGGTGAGTTGTGGTGCCGGGGATTCCAGTGTATCGACATGGACGAGCCCGGATGGTCGTCCATGGATGCAGAGGGGCATCTGCACTGGAATATGGATTGCCTTGAGCAAGCCATGACAGAAGCCGGAACGAATAGGCTGTTCGTGTCTGGGTGCGCCGAGGAGCAAGCCGACCTATACGACCGGTTCGGATCGATAATCCTGTTGAGTGCACCACGTGACATCATGACGGAGCGCATCCGTTCTCGCTCAAACAACGCCTTTGGCCAGACTCCTGCGGAGATGGCGCGAATCCTGACAGACCTGGAGCAGATTGAACCTCTGCTCCGAGAACGATACACTCATGAGATCAAGACAACCGTGCCCGTGAAGGATGTGGTTGATCGAATTCTCGGACTCAACTGCCCAACATCATCTTGCACGCGACGGCGTGCCAGCCGCGCGTGA
- a CDS encoding IS630 family transposase: protein MKKSDARRLDHKTLTELRKRAVNSVQEGQSPEIVAKAIGINRVTMYGWLARYNRGGWGALDARKRGGRQPRLNAKALQWIYKTIVDKNPLQLKFTFALWTSKMIGELIYKRFGVKLSKASVCRLLARMGLTPQRPLWRAYQQRPEKVQQWLNEEYPRIKKMAQEMKAQIFFGDEAGVRSDHHAGTTWGVKGKTPIVSSTGARFGLNMISAVSAQGEFRFMVVKGCVGARQFIKFIKRLIHGSSRTVFLIVDGHPAHKARSVTKFIESIKERFRLFFLPPYSPELNPDECVWNDVKNNAIGRQIIGRVEKERLG from the coding sequence ATGAAAAAGAGTGATGCCAGACGGTTAGATCACAAAACGCTTACCGAGTTGAGAAAGCGTGCGGTAAATAGTGTGCAAGAAGGACAAAGTCCCGAGATAGTGGCAAAAGCCATAGGTATAAACCGTGTAACCATGTACGGTTGGTTGGCGCGGTATAACCGTGGTGGATGGGGAGCCTTGGATGCCCGTAAACGGGGAGGACGCCAACCCAGGCTTAATGCCAAGGCACTGCAATGGATATACAAGACGATAGTCGATAAAAACCCTCTCCAGCTGAAATTTACCTTTGCGTTGTGGACATCAAAAATGATAGGGGAGTTGATCTATAAGCGTTTTGGTGTAAAACTGAGCAAGGCATCCGTATGCCGTCTGTTAGCCCGAATGGGACTAACACCGCAACGTCCTCTATGGCGTGCTTACCAACAAAGGCCTGAAAAAGTCCAACAGTGGTTGAATGAGGAGTATCCCAGGATCAAAAAGATGGCACAGGAGATGAAGGCACAGATATTTTTTGGTGATGAAGCAGGAGTTCGATCAGATCATCATGCAGGTACTACCTGGGGAGTGAAAGGGAAGACTCCTATTGTGAGTAGTACCGGTGCACGTTTTGGGCTGAACATGATCTCGGCGGTGAGTGCGCAAGGCGAGTTTCGCTTTATGGTGGTGAAAGGGTGTGTCGGAGCGCGGCAGTTTATCAAGTTTATCAAGCGACTGATTCATGGTAGCAGTCGTACGGTCTTTTTGATTGTTGATGGCCATCCGGCACACAAGGCGCGTAGTGTTACCAAGTTTATTGAATCCATAAAGGAACGCTTTCGGTTATTCTTTTTGCCGCCGTATTCACCGGAGTTGAATCCTGATGAGTGCGTTTGGAATGATGTTAAGAATAATGCAATTGGTCGACAAATTATTGGTAGAGTAGAAAAAGAGAGACTTGGTTAA
- a CDS encoding radical SAM protein, producing MQINFIERKGHVLTRSTLKCLSQVASINPTLGCIHQCVYCYARGYSMYPGDGNVLVYGNMPEKLKRELTTRRKLPDYVFFSTTCDVLQPIPQVLRVTYELMSTLLEHGVGINLLTKGRIPLKFLELFSRYRKLVHIQVGITTVDRNIQKKIEPFAATPQERLLNIKRLCEIGIVPEVKLDPLIPGVTDTESNATALFWEIQGFGIHSACMNYLFLRPQIKKNLCKALRNTPFLQKILSYYQTGMPLNLLAERSRVTALAVEYRRQAYENISRWAKDFGIDAYVCGCKNPDITGEPLCGMNWGQHCEKHLGQKQLF from the coding sequence ATGCAAATCAATTTTATCGAACGCAAAGGCCACGTCCTTACCCGATCTACCTTGAAATGCCTCAGTCAGGTGGCATCAATCAATCCAACCCTGGGGTGCATTCACCAGTGTGTCTATTGCTATGCGCGGGGTTATTCGATGTATCCGGGCGATGGGAACGTGCTTGTTTACGGGAATATGCCTGAAAAATTGAAGCGAGAATTAACCACCCGCCGGAAGCTGCCCGACTATGTGTTTTTTAGCACCACCTGTGATGTCCTACAACCCATACCGCAGGTGCTCAGAGTAACCTATGAATTGATGAGCACCTTGCTTGAACATGGTGTCGGCATAAATCTTCTTACCAAAGGCAGGATCCCTTTAAAATTTCTGGAGTTGTTCAGCCGGTACAGGAAATTGGTGCACATCCAGGTCGGTATTACTACCGTAGACCGGAATATTCAGAAGAAGATAGAACCGTTTGCAGCAACGCCACAGGAACGGCTGCTCAATATCAAACGACTCTGTGAGATAGGTATTGTGCCCGAAGTAAAATTGGACCCATTGATCCCCGGCGTGACGGACACGGAGTCAAATGCGACGGCCTTATTCTGGGAGATTCAGGGATTTGGCATCCATTCCGCCTGCATGAATTACCTGTTCCTGCGGCCGCAGATAAAAAAGAACCTGTGCAAGGCGCTGAGGAACACACCTTTTCTGCAAAAGATTCTGAGCTATTACCAAACCGGCATGCCCCTGAATTTGCTTGCAGAGCGATCCCGCGTGACCGCTCTAGCCGTGGAATACAGAAGGCAGGCGTATGAAAACATTTCACGATGGGCGAAGGATTTTGGGATAGATGCCTATGTCTGTGGCTGCAAGAATCCCGATATTACCGGGGAGCCGCTGTGTGGCATGAACTGGGGTCAGCATTGTGAAAAGCATTTGGGGCAGAAGCAACTGTTTTAA
- a CDS encoding helix-turn-helix domain-containing protein — MYGWLARYNRGGWGALDARKRGGRQPRLNAKALQWIYKTIVDKNPLQLKFTFALWTSKMIGELIYKRFGVKLSKASVCRLLARMGLTRLSQFEGYTTR; from the coding sequence ATGTACGGTTGGTTGGCGCGGTATAACCGTGGTGGATGGGGAGCCTTGGATGCCCGTAAACGGGGAGGACGCCAACCCAGGCTTAATGCCAAGGCACTGCAATGGATATACAAGACGATAGTCGATAAAAACCCTCTCCAGCTGAAATTTACCTTTGCGTTGTGGACATCAAAAATGATAGGGGAGTTGATCTATAAGCGTTTTGGTGTAAAACTGAGCAAGGCATCCGTATGCCGTCTGTTAGCCCGAATGGGACTAACCCGACTTTCGCAATTCGAGGGGTATACAACCCGCTAA
- a CDS encoding IS630 family transposase → MPKNKLFWARIAKVGLTPQRPLWRAYQQRPEKVQQWLNEEYPRIKKMAQEMKAQIFFGDEAGVRSDHHAGTTWGVKGKTPIVSSTGARFGLNMISAVSAQGEFRFMVVKGCVGARQFIKFIKRLIHGSSRTVFLIVDGHPAHKARSVTKFIESIKERFRLFFLPPYSPELNPDECVWNDVKNNAIGRQIITDPKQLQRAVIKHLRFIQKTQDRVRAYFNNKTTRYAAAC, encoded by the coding sequence TTGCCCAAAAATAAACTTTTTTGGGCGCGAATTGCGAAAGTCGGGCTAACACCGCAACGTCCTCTATGGCGTGCTTACCAACAAAGGCCTGAAAAAGTCCAACAGTGGTTGAATGAGGAGTATCCCAGGATCAAAAAGATGGCACAGGAGATGAAGGCACAGATATTTTTTGGTGATGAAGCAGGAGTTCGATCAGATCATCATGCAGGTACTACCTGGGGAGTGAAAGGGAAGACTCCTATTGTGAGTAGTACCGGTGCACGTTTTGGGCTGAACATGATCTCGGCGGTGAGTGCGCAAGGCGAGTTTCGCTTTATGGTGGTGAAAGGGTGTGTCGGAGCGCGGCAGTTTATCAAGTTTATCAAGCGACTGATTCATGGTAGCAGTCGTACGGTCTTTTTGATTGTTGATGGCCATCCGGCACACAAGGCGCGTAGTGTTACCAAGTTTATTGAATCCATAAAGGAACGCTTTCGGTTATTCTTTTTGCCGCCGTATTCACCGGAGTTGAATCCTGATGAGTGCGTTTGGAATGATGTTAAGAATAATGCAATTGGTCGACAAATTATTACCGATCCAAAGCAATTACAGAGGGCAGTAATAAAGCATTTGCGGTTTATCCAAAAAACACAGGATAGAGTGCGTGCTTATTTCAATAATAAAACAACGAGGTATGCTGCAGCATGTTAA
- a CDS encoding DUF4258 domain-containing protein: MRRLITGEEIEQAILTGEIIENYPSDKYGPSCLVYGKTAMGRALHVQIALLPIISIVTVYEPDPEQWIDNRIRRK; this comes from the coding sequence ATGAGACGATTAATAACAGGCGAAGAGATTGAACAAGCTATTTTAACCGGTGAAATAATTGAAAATTACCCCTCCGATAAATACGGACCGAGTTGCCTTGTATATGGAAAAACAGCTATGGGAAGAGCACTACACGTTCAAATAGCCCTTTTGCCAATTATAAGCATTGTAACTGTATATGAACCAGACCCGGAGCAATGGATTGATAATAGAATAAGGAGAAAATAG
- a CDS encoding type II toxin-antitoxin system MqsA family antitoxin: MNTCSVCQGKTTQKYITYTQWYHGELVAVENVPAEVCENCNEEYFSPETVDKLQIAIERHRSYKTIQVPVFQLL, encoded by the coding sequence ATGAATACATGTTCAGTATGTCAGGGGAAAACCACCCAGAAATATATTACGTACACTCAATGGTATCATGGGGAATTGGTTGCCGTGGAAAATGTCCCAGCAGAGGTATGTGAAAACTGTAATGAAGAATATTTTTCTCCAGAAACCGTTGACAAACTCCAAATTGCCATCGAACGGCATCGCTCATATAAAACTATTCAAGTGCCAGTATTTCAACTTTTGTAA
- a CDS encoding IS110 family transposase, whose translation MEQTMIYVGIDWADDHHDIVITDDSAKTLDQFRIDHTCDGFALLHSHIAHHQASPSLVLVAIETSRGLLLHELLQKGYTVYAINPKAVNRYKDRHVLSKAKSDVLDALSLGHLLRTDRHLFRPLMPLPEDYRLLDRLCGDLRKAVDEKSRILNQVISCSKEFYPKALEMFSLNSQIFIDFLKAFPDHDTLSACKKKTFLAFLRKHRYSYPAKAEELWKTIQSPSLQPDKVTARSGKLRLGMLLGQLENLKEHITHYEREIQHILDHLPESTPIKSLPGVGERLAPELVAILGPNSKDGHHRFQASAEIAKLSGCVPVVRESGKWRTVSLRYACVKPLRRTFRDWAFTSINHSRWARAFYDYHKQRNQNHSTILRNLAKKWIKILFALWSQGTTYDETVHIQNLKAKNVPWAMAL comes from the coding sequence ATGGAACAAACAATGATTTATGTTGGTATTGACTGGGCTGATGATCATCACGATATCGTTATTACCGATGACTCAGCAAAAACACTCGATCAATTCCGGATTGACCATACCTGTGACGGCTTTGCCCTGCTTCATTCACACATCGCACATCATCAGGCATCACCCAGCCTCGTATTAGTCGCCATCGAGACAAGCCGAGGACTTCTCCTTCACGAACTCTTGCAGAAAGGCTACACCGTCTATGCCATCAATCCAAAGGCAGTCAACCGGTATAAGGATCGGCACGTGCTTTCAAAGGCAAAATCGGACGTCCTCGACGCCCTGTCGCTCGGTCATCTCCTGCGAACCGACCGACACCTGTTTCGACCGCTCATGCCCCTTCCCGAAGATTACCGGCTTCTTGACAGGCTTTGCGGCGACCTTCGCAAGGCGGTTGATGAAAAATCAAGAATTCTCAACCAGGTTATCTCCTGCTCGAAAGAATTCTATCCAAAGGCGCTGGAGATGTTTTCCCTGAATTCACAAATATTCATTGACTTTCTCAAGGCCTTTCCCGACCACGACACCCTGAGCGCCTGCAAAAAAAAGACCTTCCTTGCATTTCTCAGGAAACATCGCTACTCGTATCCAGCCAAAGCCGAAGAACTCTGGAAGACCATTCAATCTCCTTCCCTCCAACCGGATAAAGTAACCGCTCGTTCCGGAAAACTTCGACTGGGAATGCTTCTCGGCCAACTCGAAAATCTCAAAGAACATATTACCCATTATGAACGAGAAATTCAGCATATCCTCGATCATCTTCCCGAATCAACCCCGATCAAGAGTTTGCCGGGCGTGGGAGAACGTCTTGCGCCGGAACTGGTCGCAATCCTTGGGCCAAACAGCAAAGACGGCCATCACCGCTTCCAGGCATCTGCAGAAATTGCAAAACTCTCCGGTTGCGTGCCGGTTGTCAGGGAAAGCGGAAAATGGCGAACGGTATCTCTGCGTTACGCCTGCGTAAAACCCCTCAGAAGGACATTTCGTGATTGGGCTTTTACCAGTATCAACCACTCACGCTGGGCAAGGGCATTCTACGATTACCACAAGCAGAGAAACCAAAATCATTCTACCATCCTGCGCAACCTCGCTAAAAAATGGATCAAAATCCTTTTTGCTCTTTGGTCTCAGGGAACAACCTATGATGAAACGGTGCATATTCAAAATCTCAAGGCAAAAAATGTCCCCTGGGCTATGGCTTTGTAG
- the surE gene encoding 5'/3'-nucleotidase SurE translates to MQILLTNDDGIYAPGIAALKHMIQDMGQVAVVAPDVEQSGVGHSITFGHPLRIREVQVNNERIGYGVNGSPADCVKLAIYEIMKQKPDVVISGINMGSNVGIHILYSGTVAAAVEAAIMGFPSIAVSFDLSGRYDDVHSAAKIARKVIERILTHPLPKGTLLNVNIPAIPPELIKGIKITRQFTHDFKENFEKRIDPGGRAYYWLIGADKTLHREKDTDIHAVNEGYISITPLRYDLTDYTMQQRIVEWDWNGIAS, encoded by the coding sequence ATGCAGATATTGCTGACAAACGATGACGGTATTTATGCCCCCGGCATTGCCGCCCTGAAGCATATGATTCAGGACATGGGACAAGTTGCCGTGGTAGCGCCCGATGTGGAGCAGAGTGGCGTAGGGCACTCCATCACCTTCGGCCACCCGCTGCGCATACGTGAGGTGCAGGTAAATAATGAGCGTATTGGTTACGGGGTAAACGGATCTCCGGCAGATTGCGTAAAACTGGCCATCTATGAGATCATGAAGCAGAAGCCGGACGTGGTCATCTCCGGTATTAACATGGGCTCCAACGTGGGAATCCATATCCTCTATTCCGGAACGGTTGCAGCCGCTGTTGAGGCAGCCATCATGGGCTTCCCCTCCATTGCCGTTTCCTTCGATCTCTCAGGACGGTACGACGACGTCCACAGCGCCGCAAAGATTGCGCGAAAGGTTATAGAACGCATTCTAACTCACCCGTTGCCGAAAGGGACGTTGCTCAACGTTAATATTCCTGCGATTCCCCCGGAACTGATCAAAGGGATAAAGATAACCCGGCAATTTACCCATGACTTTAAAGAAAACTTTGAGAAACGTATCGATCCGGGCGGAAGGGCCTATTACTGGCTCATAGGCGCCGACAAGACCCTGCATCGCGAGAAAGATACCGATATTCATGCCGTCAATGAAGGATATATCTCCATTACTCCCCTTCGCTATGACCTGACAGACTACACCATGCAACAAAGGATCGTGGAGTGGGACTGGAACGGCATCGCGTCGTGA
- a CDS encoding TIGR04283 family arsenosugar biosynthesis glycosyltransferase produces MKISVVIPTLNEESCLEKTLRSVIRQDGEYECFVVDGGSADRTVTIARSYTTVIHSKRGRAIQMNCGARACNGSIFLFLHADTVLPDNAFRNIRKRMKDPAVAGGSFSLAFDAETGILKGISFLTGFNFRLFHFGDQGIFVRREVFQALRGYKEMPIMEDYDFYKRLGRQGKVILIRVPVISSARRFVRKGVVRQLLINKLVVLAYWAGVDIRTIKRFYDDAR; encoded by the coding sequence TTGAAGATATCGGTTGTTATCCCCACGTTAAACGAAGAATCCTGCCTGGAAAAAACCCTTCGGAGCGTTATCAGGCAGGATGGTGAATATGAATGTTTTGTGGTAGACGGAGGCAGCGCCGACCGCACGGTCACGATTGCAAGAAGCTATACCACCGTAATACACAGCAAACGCGGACGGGCAATACAGATGAATTGCGGCGCCAGGGCGTGCAATGGCAGCATCTTTTTGTTCCTGCATGCCGACACAGTTTTACCAGACAATGCCTTCCGCAATATAAGAAAAAGGATGAAGGATCCGGCGGTAGCAGGTGGTTCCTTTTCACTTGCGTTTGACGCGGAGACGGGTATCCTAAAAGGCATCTCCTTTCTCACCGGATTCAATTTCCGGCTCTTTCATTTTGGCGATCAGGGTATTTTTGTGCGGCGTGAAGTTTTTCAAGCCCTCAGGGGATATAAAGAGATGCCAATTATGGAAGACTATGATTTTTACAAACGGCTTGGCCGTCAGGGCAAGGTTATCCTTATCCGGGTACCAGTGATTTCTTCTGCGAGACGATTCGTCAGGAAGGGTGTCGTGCGACAGTTGCTGATCAACAAGCTTGTGGTCCTGGCTTACTGGGCTGGTGTGGATATTCGAACGATTAAACGATTTTATGATGATGCGAGGTAA